From the Entomomonas sp. E2T0 genome, one window contains:
- the trpC gene encoding indole-3-glycerol phosphate synthase TrpC, whose translation MSLPTILEKIIARKFEEVAERSAKCPIGQLYEQIKNNSPARGFANALMEKAANKQPAVIAEIKKASPSKGVIRDPFYPADIAQSYQAGGASCLSVLTDKDFFQGSEVYLQEARNACDLPVLRKDFMVDPYQIVEARAIEADCILLIVAALTDAQMKELEDTAREVGLDVLVEVHDKHELERALTVLDTVLVGINNRNLHNFEVSLQTTVELYKQIPSDRLVVTESGILTQQDVQLMLDNGIYSFLIGEAFMRAEHPGQQLRSLFRL comes from the coding sequence GTGAGCTTACCAACAATATTAGAAAAAATAATTGCCCGAAAATTTGAAGAAGTGGCAGAGCGTTCTGCTAAATGTCCTATTGGTCAATTGTATGAGCAAATAAAAAATAACTCTCCTGCTCGTGGTTTTGCTAATGCGTTAATGGAGAAAGCAGCTAATAAGCAACCAGCAGTAATTGCAGAAATTAAAAAAGCTTCACCCAGTAAAGGGGTGATTCGTGATCCCTTTTATCCTGCAGACATTGCTCAAAGTTATCAGGCTGGTGGTGCCAGTTGTTTATCTGTATTAACAGATAAAGACTTCTTCCAAGGATCTGAGGTTTATTTACAAGAAGCTCGCAATGCTTGTGATTTGCCTGTATTACGAAAAGATTTTATGGTTGATCCTTACCAAATAGTTGAGGCGAGAGCTATTGAAGCAGATTGTATTCTGCTGATTGTTGCAGCTTTAACTGATGCTCAAATGAAAGAGCTAGAGGATACTGCTAGAGAAGTTGGGTTAGATGTATTAGTAGAAGTACATGATAAACACGAGTTAGAAAGAGCGCTTACTGTGTTAGACACAGTTTTAGTTGGTATTAATAATCGTAACTTACATAATTTTGAAGTAAGTTTACAAACAACCGTTGAGTTATATAAACAAATACCTAGTGATCGGTTAGTGGTCACGGAAAGTGGTATTCTAACACAACAGGATGTGCAATTAATGTTGGATAATGGCATTTATAGTTTTTTAATCGGTGAAGCATTTATGCGTGCTGAACATCCTGGTCAGCAACTGAGGTCCTTATTCAGATTATAG
- the fnr gene encoding fumarate/nitrate reduction transcriptional regulator Fnr — protein MPETAKARMPLQAHCKDCSLIGLCLPLSLDQGDIDLLDQIVKRSRPMKRGEFLFNQGDKFSSIFAVRSGSLKTFSVTDEGEEQITGFHLPSEVVGLSGMDTDVYPVSAQVLETTSICEIPFDRLDELSVRLPQLRRQLMRIMSREIRDDQQMMLLLSKKTADERIATFLINLSARFRARGYSANQFRLAMSRNEIGNYLGLAVETVSRVFTRFQQNGLLKAEGKEIIILDLNNLLALAGGNSDLVGCSNSN, from the coding sequence ATGCCAGAAACAGCTAAAGCGAGAATGCCTCTACAGGCGCATTGTAAAGATTGTAGTTTAATCGGTTTGTGTCTACCGTTATCGCTTGACCAAGGTGATATTGATCTATTAGATCAAATCGTAAAACGTAGTCGCCCCATGAAAAGAGGGGAATTTCTTTTTAATCAAGGTGATAAGTTTTCTTCTATATTTGCTGTTAGATCAGGTAGTTTAAAAACCTTTAGTGTCACGGATGAGGGCGAAGAGCAAATAACAGGTTTCCATTTACCAAGTGAAGTTGTTGGTTTATCAGGAATGGATACGGATGTATATCCTGTATCTGCTCAAGTATTAGAAACTACTTCTATTTGTGAGATTCCCTTTGATCGCTTAGATGAGTTATCAGTACGCTTACCCCAGTTACGTCGTCAGTTGATGCGTATCATGAGTAGAGAAATACGTGATGATCAACAAATGATGTTATTACTCTCTAAAAAGACGGCAGATGAACGTATAGCAACATTCCTTATTAATCTTTCTGCACGTTTCCGTGCCCGTGGCTATTCCGCTAATCAATTCCGTTTAGCTATGTCTCGTAATGAAATAGGTAATTACTTAGGGTTGGCTGTTGAAACAGTGTCACGTGTATTTACTCGTTTTCAGCAAAATGGTTTATTAAAAGCTGAAGGTAAAGAAATTATTATTCTAGATTTAAATAATCTCTTGGCTTTAGCCGGTGGTAACTCAGATTTAGTTGGCTGCTCAAATAGTAATTAA
- a CDS encoding LysR family transcriptional regulator, translating into MKHPDLNLLIALNILLEEGSVAKAAERMHLSAPAMSRTLTRIRLAFHDPILVRAGRKLVPTPKALELKEQIKQAVIQSVGLFQANHVLDLKTLKRNFTLRANEVFIGAFEQAILEKFRELAPQSQLRFVPENDIDDDALREGRIELFIGALQNFEPVIKVQRLFDSYQVGLAREGHPIFNQPITVENYASYEHISISRRARDRGPIDVELAELGLERKIPLVKHNFLAGVFSLLNSDLIMGCPEHLLPVVLQELPLKAFSIPVPLKPVTIIQAWHPQFDNDLAHKWFRRLIKDLCMEKEKNSSYRDYH; encoded by the coding sequence ATGAAGCATCCTGACCTAAATTTATTAATTGCCCTCAATATTTTGTTAGAAGAGGGAAGTGTAGCTAAAGCAGCGGAGCGTATGCATTTAAGTGCTCCTGCAATGAGCCGTACGTTGACTAGAATACGTTTAGCTTTTCATGATCCTATTTTAGTACGTGCAGGTCGTAAATTAGTACCTACCCCAAAAGCATTAGAATTAAAAGAGCAGATAAAACAGGCAGTTATTCAATCAGTAGGTTTATTTCAGGCTAACCATGTACTTGATTTAAAAACACTTAAAAGAAACTTTACACTACGCGCTAATGAGGTGTTTATTGGCGCATTTGAGCAAGCAATACTAGAAAAGTTTCGAGAGCTAGCGCCACAGTCACAGCTTCGTTTTGTACCGGAAAATGATATTGATGATGATGCTTTAAGAGAGGGGCGTATAGAGCTATTTATAGGCGCTTTACAGAACTTTGAACCTGTTATTAAAGTACAAAGACTATTTGATTCTTATCAAGTTGGTTTAGCTCGTGAAGGACATCCTATTTTTAATCAACCAATCACTGTAGAGAATTATGCTAGTTATGAGCATATAAGTATTTCACGGCGAGCTAGAGATAGAGGGCCAATAGATGTTGAGCTAGCTGAGTTGGGCTTAGAAAGAAAAATCCCTTTAGTTAAACATAATTTTTTAGCAGGTGTTTTCTCATTGTTAAATAGTGATTTAATAATGGGTTGCCCTGAACATTTGTTACCCGTTGTGTTGCAAGAGCTGCCGTTAAAAGCTTTTTCTATTCCAGTGCCATTAAAACCTGTCACTATTATTCAAGCATGGCATCCACAGTTTGATAATGACCTTGCTCACAAATGGTTTCGGCGATTGATTAAAGATCTGTGTATGGAGAAAGAAAAAAACAGTTCATATAGAGATTATCATTAA
- the hemN gene encoding oxygen-independent coproporphyrinogen III oxidase — MSNIVRWDTQLIRRYDVAGPRYTSYPTAVQFHDGIGSLDLVRALRSSREAKNPLSLYIHIPFCANICYYCGCNKVITKDRGYSEPYVKRLIKEIELVSKHLDKDQVVEQIHFGGGTPTFLTTEQIGQIIKALHDHFQFADNADCDFGIEVDPREADWTIMGLLRELGFNRVSLGVQDFDPEVQRAVNRLQTFEQTQAIIDAAHTLQFRSINVDLIYGLPKQTPERFAKTVKEIIGLQPDRLSVFNYAHLPERFKPQRRINTNELPNPSDKLQILQETIEQLTAAGYRYIGMDHFALADDELTYAQEEGTLCRNFQGYTTHGHCDLIGLGVSSISQIGDLYCQNISDLTAYQDCIDQGQMAVKRGLICNEDDRIRRAVIQQLICHFYLDFTTIEKQFGISFKSYFKDVLPKLQAMANDNLIKLEENAITVQDAGRLLVRSVCMVFDHYLTEQILQRFSRVI, encoded by the coding sequence ATGTCTAATATTGTACGTTGGGATACTCAGTTGATTCGTCGTTATGATGTGGCTGGTCCACGTTATACTTCATATCCTACGGCTGTACAATTCCATGATGGTATTGGGTCATTAGATTTAGTTCGTGCATTACGTTCCAGTCGAGAAGCTAAAAATCCATTATCTCTTTATATTCATATTCCGTTTTGTGCCAACATCTGTTACTACTGTGGCTGTAATAAAGTTATTACTAAAGATAGAGGCTATAGTGAACCTTATGTTAAAAGACTTATTAAAGAAATTGAACTTGTTAGTAAGCATTTAGATAAAGATCAAGTGGTTGAACAAATTCATTTTGGTGGTGGAACGCCTACCTTTTTAACCACTGAACAAATTGGTCAGATTATTAAAGCATTACATGATCATTTTCAGTTTGCAGATAATGCGGATTGTGATTTTGGTATTGAGGTTGATCCCCGTGAAGCAGATTGGACTATTATGGGGTTATTACGCGAACTAGGTTTTAATCGTGTTAGTTTAGGTGTGCAAGATTTTGATCCTGAGGTGCAACGAGCAGTTAATCGTTTACAAACTTTTGAACAAACACAAGCTATTATTGATGCTGCACACACGTTGCAGTTCCGCTCAATTAATGTTGATTTGATTTATGGATTACCTAAGCAAACCCCTGAAAGATTTGCAAAAACGGTTAAAGAAATTATAGGTCTACAGCCAGATAGACTTTCTGTATTTAATTATGCTCATTTACCTGAGCGCTTTAAACCACAGCGTCGTATTAATACAAATGAATTACCTAACCCTAGTGATAAATTACAAATTTTACAAGAAACTATAGAGCAACTAACTGCGGCTGGTTATCGTTATATTGGTATGGATCATTTTGCATTAGCAGATGATGAGTTGACCTATGCCCAAGAAGAAGGAACTTTATGTCGAAACTTTCAAGGTTATACAACACACGGTCATTGTGATTTGATTGGGTTGGGTGTTTCTTCAATCAGCCAAATAGGTGATCTATATTGTCAAAATATAAGTGATCTTACTGCTTACCAAGATTGTATTGATCAGGGGCAGATGGCCGTTAAACGTGGTTTGATTTGCAATGAAGACGATCGTATTCGTCGGGCAGTTATTCAACAATTGATTTGTCATTTCTATTTAGATTTTACGACGATTGAAAAACAATTTGGTATTAGTTTTAAATCCTACTTCAAGGATGTATTGCCTAAGCTACAAGCAATGGCTAATGATAACTTAATAAAATTAGAGGAAAATGCTATTACCGTACAAGATGCTGGTAGGTTGCTAGTAAGGTCTGTATGTATGGTGTTTGACCATTATTTGACGGAGCAAATTTTGCAGAGATTCTCACGAGTTATTTAG
- the crp gene encoding cAMP-activated global transcriptional regulator CRP — translation MIDYSYNPKLKGLTKIIHHFKIHHYPAKTCVVNQGDRADTLFFMVKGSASVSIKEDDKNMIISYLNTGDFFGELSLFDPDRTKNDAHRTASVYTKVSSDIAEISYANFHQVAHQYPEVLYIIASQMAARLRQTTRKVTGLAFIDTAGRVARTLLDLCKQPDAMTHPDGMQIRVTRQEIGNLAGCSREMVGRVLKDMEDQGLITVSGRNIVVFGTR, via the coding sequence ATGATTGATTATAGTTACAACCCCAAATTAAAGGGGCTTACCAAAATCATTCATCATTTTAAAATTCACCATTATCCCGCTAAAACTTGTGTGGTTAACCAAGGTGATCGAGCAGATACCTTATTTTTTATGGTAAAAGGTTCTGCTAGTGTCTCCATCAAAGAAGATGATAAAAACATGATTATCTCCTATTTAAACACAGGAGATTTTTTTGGTGAGTTATCACTCTTTGATCCAGATAGAACAAAAAATGACGCTCATCGGACAGCGAGTGTTTATACTAAAGTAAGTAGTGATATTGCTGAAATATCCTATGCTAACTTTCATCAAGTTGCTCATCAATACCCTGAAGTACTTTATATTATTGCTAGTCAAATGGCCGCTAGACTTCGCCAAACTACTCGTAAAGTAACTGGCTTAGCCTTTATAGATACTGCTGGGCGGGTTGCACGTACACTGCTTGATCTTTGTAAACAACCTGATGCTATGACTCATCCTGACGGCATGCAAATTAGAGTGACACGTCAAGAAATAGGCAATCTTGCAGGGTGCTCACGAGAAATGGTTGGAAGAGTCCTAAAAGACATGGAAGATCAAGGCCTTATCACTGTCTCTGGTAGAAATATTGTAGTATTTGGAACACGTTAA
- a CDS encoding MFS transporter has product MTTTTVPFVTPPVSTQSALPPQQAFTMRLVWGLLGVLLAVLIAGINENVTKIAMPDIQGALFIGHDEATWVTALYTTMSVVAMAFTPWFASTLTIRKVGIWSVSFFMFWGFLCPFATDLQTLIILRALQGFAGGCLPPLLMTCALRFLPPNIKVYGLATYALTATFGPSIGTPLAAFWVEYVGWNWAFWHVIPVGVIALTGISYGLPQDSVRLERFKQFDWFGLLLGVPAIMMLCIGILQGERLDWFNSSVICHLLFWGGFLLILFFINEWYHPLPFFKIQLLKNRNLAFALVALGFVLFILISAISIPSAYLTRIQDYRPLQTAPILLIVSIPQLIALPIVALICNIRRVDCRVVLAMGFAMLAYSCYLGSQLTSEWINSNFYWLAIIQIFAQPMAVLPILMLSTGQIHPTDGPFASALFNTTKGFCGVLATGVLDALTRTRMHYHSSMLVDQIGNNNMLIEGSGQLAKRVHIQASVLSSADLYLIVGVLAVFVLVLILLVPTRIYPPRAVHQV; this is encoded by the coding sequence ATGACAACGACTACGGTCCCTTTTGTCACACCCCCAGTTTCAACACAATCTGCACTACCTCCTCAACAAGCGTTTACCATGCGTCTTGTATGGGGATTGTTAGGTGTTCTATTGGCGGTATTGATTGCAGGTATTAATGAGAATGTAACGAAAATAGCAATGCCTGATATTCAAGGAGCACTTTTTATTGGGCACGATGAAGCTACTTGGGTAACAGCGTTATATACTACTATGTCAGTAGTCGCTATGGCTTTTACTCCTTGGTTTGCAAGTACCTTAACGATTAGAAAGGTTGGTATTTGGTCTGTTAGTTTTTTTATGTTTTGGGGATTTTTATGCCCATTTGCAACAGATTTACAAACATTAATAATATTGAGAGCTTTACAAGGTTTTGCAGGGGGATGTTTGCCGCCTTTATTAATGACTTGTGCATTAAGATTTTTACCTCCCAATATTAAGGTGTATGGGTTAGCTACTTATGCACTAACGGCTACTTTTGGCCCAAGTATTGGTACTCCCTTAGCCGCTTTTTGGGTTGAATATGTCGGTTGGAATTGGGCCTTTTGGCATGTAATTCCAGTGGGTGTTATTGCCTTGACAGGGATTAGCTATGGACTTCCTCAAGATTCTGTTCGTTTAGAAAGGTTTAAACAGTTTGATTGGTTTGGACTGTTATTAGGTGTGCCTGCGATCATGATGCTTTGTATAGGTATTTTACAGGGGGAGCGTTTAGATTGGTTTAATTCTTCTGTTATATGTCATTTATTGTTCTGGGGTGGATTTTTATTAATACTCTTTTTTATTAATGAGTGGTATCACCCATTACCATTTTTTAAGATACAACTGTTGAAAAATCGTAATTTAGCTTTTGCTTTAGTTGCTTTAGGTTTTGTATTATTTATTTTAATTAGTGCTATTAGTATCCCTTCTGCTTATCTTACTCGTATTCAAGATTATCGTCCTCTTCAAACAGCGCCTATTTTATTGATTGTATCCATTCCTCAATTAATAGCATTACCTATTGTTGCATTGATTTGTAATATTCGTCGAGTGGATTGTCGGGTTGTATTGGCAATGGGTTTTGCTATGTTAGCTTATAGTTGTTATCTAGGCTCACAATTAACTTCAGAATGGATTAATAGTAATTTTTATTGGTTAGCTATTATACAAATTTTTGCTCAGCCTATGGCTGTATTACCTATCTTAATGCTATCAACAGGACAAATTCATCCTACAGATGGCCCTTTTGCTTCAGCATTGTTTAATACAACGAAAGGCTTTTGTGGTGTTTTAGCTACTGGAGTACTGGATGCACTAACAAGAACACGTATGCACTACCATTCTAGTATGTTGGTTGACCAAATTGGTAATAACAATATGTTAATTGAGGGGAGTGGACAACTAGCTAAACGTGTTCATATTCAGGCTAGTGTATTAAGTTCAGCTGATCTTTATCTTATTGTTGGTGTATTAGCTGTGTTTGTATTGGTACTAATTTTATTAGTACCTACACGTATTTATCCACCTAGAGCTGTTCATCAAGTTTAG
- a CDS encoding universal stress protein produces the protein MFNSILIAIDGSKYTRHILELAKPFCALYTEAHLIYVGDIAFTIDPVYDEDEEAISAASDEQRAANQLIQDSLEFLRKSDIKVKAHIVTGDPSEEIVKYAEEINAGLIIMGHRQMSKISRLFDPSTCMKVIENAPCPVLIEGLKKD, from the coding sequence ATGTTTAATTCTATACTAATTGCAATTGATGGTTCTAAATATACTCGACATATCCTTGAATTAGCAAAACCATTTTGTGCACTTTATACAGAAGCGCATCTTATTTATGTAGGTGATATCGCTTTTACTATTGATCCTGTCTATGATGAGGATGAAGAAGCCATTTCAGCAGCCAGTGATGAACAAAGAGCGGCTAATCAATTAATTCAAGACTCGTTAGAGTTTCTTAGGAAGTCTGACATAAAAGTAAAAGCACATATTGTGACAGGCGATCCTTCTGAAGAAATTGTAAAATATGCAGAAGAAATTAATGCAGGTCTAATTATTATGGGACATCGTCAAATGTCGAAAATTTCTCGGCTATTCGACCCATCAACCTGTATGAAAGTAATTGAAAATGCCCCATGTCCAGTACTTATTGAAGGTCTTAAAAAAGACTAA
- a CDS encoding anthranilate synthase component II, whose translation MLLMLDNYDSFTYNLVQYFGELGAEVKVLRNDETTVEEIAALQPERIVISPGPCTPNEAGISLAVIERFAGKLPILGVCLGHQSIGQLFGGQVVRAREPMHGKLSPVYHANQGVFAGLNNPLTVTRYHSLIVALDSLPDCLEVTAWTETVTGEKDEIMGLRHKTLMVEGVQFHPESILSEQGHEMLANFLKQQRGIR comes from the coding sequence ATGTTATTAATGTTAGACAACTATGATTCCTTTACTTATAACCTAGTCCAATATTTTGGTGAGTTAGGTGCTGAAGTTAAGGTATTACGTAATGATGAAACAACGGTTGAAGAAATAGCCGCATTACAACCTGAGCGTATAGTTATTTCTCCAGGCCCTTGTACACCTAATGAGGCAGGTATTTCATTGGCGGTTATTGAGCGTTTTGCAGGTAAATTACCTATTCTTGGAGTATGTCTTGGGCATCAGAGTATCGGTCAGTTATTTGGTGGCCAAGTTGTAAGGGCAAGAGAACCAATGCATGGTAAATTAAGCCCTGTGTACCATGCCAATCAAGGCGTTTTTGCAGGATTAAATAATCCACTAACAGTTACACGCTATCATTCATTAATAGTGGCTTTAGATTCATTACCTGATTGTTTAGAGGTTACTGCTTGGACAGAAACTGTGACAGGTGAAAAAGATGAAATAATGGGATTACGCCATAAAACGTTGATGGTTGAGGGCGTACAATTTCATCCTGAGTCTATTTTAAGTGAACAAGGTCATGAAATGTTGGCGAATTTCTTAAAACAACAAAGAGGGATACGTTAA
- the trpD gene encoding anthranilate phosphoribosyltransferase, whose translation MDIKEALSRIVNQLDLTTEEMQVVMHQIMTGECTEAQIGAFMMGLRMKSETIEEIVGAVQAMCNLSLKVVLPSLDGVVDVVGTGGDGANVFNVSSATAFVTAAAGVKVAKHGNRKVSSNSGSADLLESAGIYLHLSPEQIARCIEVIGIGFMFAQDHHRAMHYAAVPRKELGLRTLFNILGPLTNPASVKHHVIGVFSQALCRPMAEVLKRLGSKHALVVHSRDGLDEFSLASATYVAELKDGEVKEYWLEPEMIGLKSQTLVGLTVNNSQESLALIQDALGRRHTEAGKKAADMIILNTAPALYAADYATDLKEAVQLAQDALYSGLAREKMNELAAFTQIYKQENEG comes from the coding sequence ATGGATATTAAAGAAGCATTAAGTCGTATAGTTAATCAGCTGGATTTAACCACTGAAGAAATGCAAGTGGTTATGCACCAAATTATGACAGGTGAGTGTACAGAGGCACAGATTGGCGCCTTTATGATGGGGCTTCGTATGAAAAGCGAAACCATCGAAGAAATTGTTGGTGCTGTACAAGCAATGTGTAATTTATCTTTGAAAGTTGTTCTTCCTTCGTTGGACGGTGTTGTAGATGTAGTGGGTACTGGGGGAGATGGCGCTAATGTTTTTAATGTGTCCTCTGCTACAGCATTTGTAACAGCAGCGGCAGGGGTAAAAGTTGCTAAGCACGGTAATCGTAAAGTTTCTAGTAACTCAGGTAGTGCTGATTTATTAGAGTCCGCAGGTATCTATTTACACCTTTCTCCTGAGCAAATTGCACGTTGTATTGAGGTGATAGGTATTGGTTTTATGTTTGCACAAGATCATCATAGAGCTATGCATTACGCAGCAGTACCACGTAAAGAGTTAGGGCTACGTACATTATTTAATATATTAGGGCCATTAACCAATCCTGCAAGTGTTAAGCATCATGTGATTGGTGTGTTTAGTCAAGCACTGTGTAGGCCAATGGCTGAAGTGTTAAAAAGGCTAGGTAGTAAACATGCTTTAGTGGTTCATTCACGAGATGGTTTGGATGAGTTTAGTTTGGCTTCAGCTACCTATGTTGCAGAACTAAAAGATGGTGAAGTGAAAGAATATTGGTTAGAACCAGAAATGATTGGTTTAAAAAGCCAAACACTGGTGGGTTTAACTGTTAATAATTCACAAGAGTCTTTAGCATTAATTCAGGATGCTTTAGGTCGTCGTCATACTGAAGCAGGTAAAAAAGCAGCCGATATGATTATTCTCAATACTGCACCTGCGCTTTATGCAGCAGATTATGCAACGGATTTAAAAGAGGCTGTGCAATTAGCCCAAGATGCGCTGTATAGTGGTCTTGCTAGAGAGAAAATGAATGAGTTGGCTGCTTTTACACAAATTTATAAACAGGAGAATGAAGGGTGA
- a CDS encoding ferric reductase-like transmembrane domain-containing protein gives MKKCLYGIVIVSVLFWFVSLMINPNLSWNIWVIRKELIYLTGIISFAFMSLIMLLAIRSKWLESVFGGLDKMYYLHKWAGIWAISLGAVHYLLKLSGKVLILYFERAPRLRLGIGVSDDFFIRNRKLAESLGEWTLWFLLAALVLTLWHKFAYHLWRYTHKLMAIAFLILVFHTVILTPSSYWSQPLGILIGLGCLVGTGCALLSLFGLIGRKHTYRGQVLAIKTLDQYTMEITCQLNGYWQHNAGQYVFFMHDRLEGQHPFTIASADHNNNQIKLCVKALGDYTKSLQKNIKIGDAIQVEGPYGCFDFRKKAITRQIWIAGGIGITPFLSWLESLQYDVNKEIYYIDLYYCVSNEEEAIFIEKLQRLIATLPNFELHVQYSKEHGYLTADKLNIKQNAQGDYPSIWFCGPVGFANSLKTNLSSKGYPLRLFHQEYFNMR, from the coding sequence GTGAAAAAGTGTCTATATGGAATAGTTATAGTTTCTGTTTTATTTTGGTTTGTCAGTTTGATGATTAATCCTAACCTATCATGGAATATTTGGGTAATAAGAAAAGAACTGATTTATTTAACAGGTATTATTTCTTTTGCGTTTATGTCTCTCATTATGTTGCTGGCAATAAGATCAAAATGGTTAGAGAGTGTCTTTGGTGGTTTAGATAAAATGTATTACCTGCATAAGTGGGCAGGTATTTGGGCAATTAGCCTAGGAGCAGTACATTATTTACTCAAGTTAAGTGGTAAGGTTCTAATTTTGTATTTTGAAAGAGCTCCCCGTCTGAGATTGGGGATCGGAGTATCTGATGACTTCTTTATTCGTAATAGAAAATTGGCAGAATCCTTAGGTGAATGGACATTATGGTTTTTATTAGCTGCGTTAGTATTAACGTTATGGCATAAGTTTGCTTACCATTTATGGCGTTATACTCATAAGTTAATGGCAATTGCTTTCCTTATATTAGTATTTCATACCGTTATATTAACGCCTTCTAGTTATTGGTCACAGCCATTAGGTATTTTGATTGGCCTAGGTTGTTTAGTCGGAACGGGCTGTGCATTACTTTCACTATTTGGTTTGATTGGTAGAAAGCATACTTACCGAGGACAAGTATTGGCTATTAAAACATTAGATCAATATACTATGGAAATTACTTGTCAATTGAATGGATACTGGCAACATAATGCGGGCCAATATGTATTTTTTATGCATGACAGGTTAGAAGGTCAACATCCCTTTACTATTGCCTCGGCTGACCATAATAATAACCAAATAAAGCTGTGTGTAAAGGCGCTGGGGGACTATACAAAAAGTTTACAGAAGAATATTAAGATAGGGGATGCTATACAAGTTGAAGGGCCTTATGGTTGTTTTGACTTTAGGAAAAAAGCGATAACTCGACAAATTTGGATTGCTGGTGGTATAGGAATTACACCGTTTTTATCATGGTTAGAGTCTTTGCAATATGATGTTAATAAAGAGATTTATTATATTGATTTATATTATTGTGTAAGTAATGAAGAAGAGGCTATTTTTATAGAAAAATTACAGAGGTTAATTGCTACATTGCCAAATTTCGAATTACATGTACAGTACAGTAAAGAACATGGTTATTTAACAGCAGATAAACTGAATATTAAGCAAAATGCACAAGGAGATTACCCTAGTATCTGGTTCTGTGGGCCTGTGGGATTTGCCAACAGTCTAAAAACTAACCTTAGTAGTAAAGGGTATCCACTAAGGCTGTTTCATCAAGAGTATTTTAATATGCGTTAG